A single region of the Chryseobacterium sp. 6424 genome encodes:
- a CDS encoding YchJ family protein — translation MICPCCSAKDYNECCYLYHSGEENAPTAEALMRSRYAAFALKNADYLYNTTLPGKRKFHPKKELQEWAEINIWTKLEILRTPALDVVEFRAYYTDDEGQPQIHHELSRFRKAKGCWYYVSGDFL, via the coding sequence ATGATCTGTCCCTGCTGTTCAGCGAAGGATTATAACGAATGTTGCTACCTTTACCATTCCGGTGAGGAAAACGCACCTACGGCAGAAGCTTTAATGCGTTCACGATACGCTGCCTTTGCCCTTAAAAACGCGGATTATCTGTACAATACTACCCTCCCGGGAAAGCGAAAGTTTCATCCTAAAAAAGAGCTGCAGGAATGGGCGGAGATAAACATATGGACAAAGCTTGAAATCCTGCGTACACCAGCTTTAGATGTGGTAGAATTTCGTGCGTACTATACGGATGATGAAGGCCAACCGCAGATCCACCATGAATTATCGCGCTTTCGTAAGGCGAAAGGCTGCTGGTATTATGTTTCCGGCGATTTTTTATAG
- a CDS encoding gliding motility protein GldB — protein sequence MKFFRYLLCTAILYTLPTSCKKDAENMWQTDVRPNGETIKIHDISKEFYDLRLPLEVFQQKYPWFQGTVSDEDYAIRRADTAEAKIYRDAIAKIDQEKLARELTQLFSRIKHYFPEIKTPEVFLYSSALQGIMEPVFYHDEENKLFIDVSAFMGENNANYQGLESYWQTSMNPQNIVPKVSLVFAQHFVPQKFDHQKFIDELVYNGKIMTLQDAFLPEFRDELKIGYTPKQLGWAVANEVNIWSYFVENNLVFSDDLRLKERFINPGPFSKFYTEIDNESSPRIGIFVGWQICRKFYNEKPGTKLTDFLQLDSQTIFNESNYKPKD from the coding sequence ATGAAGTTTTTTAGATATCTGCTTTGTACGGCCATTTTATACACCTTACCCACATCATGCAAAAAAGATGCTGAAAATATGTGGCAAACAGATGTTAGACCAAATGGGGAAACCATTAAAATACATGATATTTCAAAAGAATTTTATGATCTGAGGTTGCCACTGGAGGTGTTTCAGCAGAAATATCCGTGGTTCCAGGGTACGGTAAGTGACGAAGATTATGCCATCAGACGTGCGGATACAGCGGAGGCCAAAATATACCGTGATGCGATTGCGAAAATCGATCAGGAAAAACTGGCCCGAGAACTCACCCAACTGTTCTCACGCATCAAACATTATTTCCCAGAGATAAAAACACCTGAGGTTTTCCTTTATTCATCAGCATTGCAGGGGATTATGGAACCGGTTTTCTATCACGATGAAGAAAATAAACTGTTCATAGATGTATCTGCTTTCATGGGCGAAAACAATGCTAATTATCAGGGGTTGGAATCTTATTGGCAAACCTCCATGAACCCTCAGAATATCGTACCGAAAGTTTCATTGGTCTTTGCGCAGCATTTCGTACCGCAAAAATTTGATCATCAGAAGTTTATTGATGAACTTGTGTACAATGGGAAAATAATGACGTTACAGGATGCCTTTCTGCCAGAATTTCGCGATGAACTGAAAATTGGCTACACACCAAAACAGTTGGGTTGGGCTGTCGCCAATGAAGTGAACATCTGGAGTTATTTCGTAGAAAACAATCTGGTTTTCAGTGATGACTTGCGGCTGAAAGAACGCTTCATCAATCCCGGTCCGTTCTCGAAATTTTATACTGAGATAGATAACGAGTCGTCCCCACGCATCGGGATTTTTGTAGGATGGCAAATCTGCAGGAAATTTTACAACGAAAAACCAGGCACGAAACTGACTGATTTTTTGCAACTCGACAGCCAAACCATCTTTAATGAAAGTAATTATAAACCTAAAGACTAA
- a CDS encoding VF530 family DNA-binding protein — MEQQSKDPLHGKRLDAILEELVEYYGGFEGLGKQINIKCFTDNPSISSSLKFLRRTEWARTKVESLYLYVLRQKKKNGAG; from the coding sequence ATGGAACAACAATCAAAAGATCCGCTGCACGGTAAACGCCTCGATGCCATTCTCGAAGAACTCGTCGAATATTATGGCGGCTTCGAAGGGCTCGGAAAACAGATCAACATCAAATGTTTTACGGATAACCCCAGCATCAGTTCCTCGCTGAAGTTTTTAAGGAGAACCGAGTGGGCAAGGACCAAAGTGGAAAGTCTGTACCTGTATGTACTGCGACAGAAAAAGAAAAATGGGGCCGGCTGA
- a CDS encoding ribonuclease domain-containing protein, with protein MKHSIKLVLFFIIGMLSAFLVMYLIDNYLIEKNENTETVSTNGNSTGNNNEKFSETFSPEKNNSENSASNSSGNNSEIDELTAEKLVVDFVQTHKKLPEYYLTKGEARNKGWVASKGNLCDVLPGRAIGGDKFSNREKTLPTGAQYFEADVNYTCGRRNADRIVFTENGDVWLTHDHYKTFQKQ; from the coding sequence ATGAAACATAGCATAAAACTGGTTCTGTTTTTCATCATTGGGATGCTGTCGGCGTTTCTGGTGATGTATCTCATCGATAATTATCTCATTGAGAAAAATGAGAACACGGAGACGGTTTCCACAAACGGAAATTCTACCGGAAATAACAATGAGAAATTTTCCGAAACATTTAGCCCGGAAAAAAATAATTCTGAAAATTCAGCCTCAAACTCTTCTGGCAACAACTCAGAAATTGACGAATTAACCGCCGAAAAACTCGTGGTTGACTTTGTTCAGACCCATAAAAAACTCCCGGAATATTACCTCACAAAAGGCGAGGCGCGCAACAAAGGTTGGGTGGCTTCAAAAGGTAATTTGTGCGATGTTTTGCCGGGCAGGGCGATTGGCGGAGATAAATTCAGCAACAGGGAAAAAACTTTGCCTACAGGCGCACAATATTTTGAGGCAGACGTGAATTATACATGTGGTCGCCGAAATGCAGACCGCATCGTTTTCACTGAGAACGGCGATGTGTGGCTTACTCACGATCATTACAAAACTTTCCAAAAGCAATAA
- a CDS encoding head GIN domain-containing protein, which produces MKKVLGSFLLAAAQLAFAQSARNVGEFSSLKVYDKLNISLIKSDNSRVELEQENPDVETVNKNGELKIRMAPAKILQGGNVSVVVYYENLRDIQASQGSTIVADHDLDSRMLTLVSNEGSVIELPVRTAKLTVKANSAGEIKLNGVADSQDVVVNAGGKYFGEKVNSENVKVTANAGGQAEVNVSGSVDATTRAGGIIDIYGNPEDRKVRNVIGGKITFK; this is translated from the coding sequence ATGAAGAAAGTATTAGGAAGTTTTCTCTTGGCAGCGGCACAGCTCGCCTTTGCACAGTCTGCGCGCAACGTAGGCGAATTTTCATCACTGAAGGTGTATGACAAACTTAACATCTCGCTGATAAAATCCGACAACAGCAGGGTAGAGCTGGAGCAGGAAAATCCCGATGTGGAAACCGTTAATAAAAACGGTGAACTAAAAATCAGGATGGCGCCGGCAAAAATCCTTCAGGGCGGCAATGTTTCAGTGGTTGTGTATTACGAAAACCTGCGCGATATTCAGGCAAGCCAGGGTTCTACCATAGTGGCGGATCATGATCTTGATTCACGCATGTTGACCTTGGTATCAAATGAAGGTTCTGTGATTGAACTGCCGGTAAGAACTGCCAAACTTACAGTAAAAGCCAATTCAGCCGGTGAAATAAAACTTAATGGCGTGGCCGATAGCCAGGATGTGGTGGTAAATGCCGGCGGAAAATATTTTGGTGAAAAAGTGAATTCTGAAAACGTGAAAGTCACAGCCAATGCAGGCGGACAGGCAGAGGTGAATGTCTCGGGTTCGGTAGATGCTACCACGCGAGCCGGCGGCATCATCGATATCTACGGAAATCCTGAGGATCGCAAAGTAAGAAACGTCATCGGCGGAAAAATTACTTTTAAATAA
- a CDS encoding CinA family nicotinamide mononucleotide deamidase-related protein produces the protein MKAAIITIGDEILSGNTVDTNANFIAQQLKSIGIAVIRIFTIPDDVAVITQTLSEGFAAADLVFTTGGLGPTRDDRTKKAFAAYFNDELAEDEATFQHLKQLMTKRKREHLLPLNRSQAEVLRSAYIFQNEYGTAPCQMVHQQGKTAIFLPGVPHEVKPLVKEKIIPYLKEHYPLNYSISRIVSVVGIPESLLAKTIEEWELALPNFISLSYLPVGNRIKLRLTASGTEEKWLEQQISNEIIKLKPLIGDQVIAWEGNDIQEILKEILTVRNLTLSTAESCTGGDIARLVTSVPGSSKYFSGGIVAYDYHKKIALLNVSEKTLRDFTVVSAEVAQEMSRGCQQLFRTDIALSTTGVAGPGTDDFNNEVGTVFYSIRIKEKEHTHKLFLPHLERNDFATFVAQRVLQDLVTLLVKQEQK, from the coding sequence ATGAAAGCAGCAATCATCACAATTGGCGACGAAATTCTCTCGGGAAATACGGTGGATACCAACGCTAATTTTATTGCGCAGCAACTGAAAAGTATAGGTATCGCGGTTATAAGGATCTTTACCATCCCCGATGACGTGGCCGTAATCACACAAACGCTTTCAGAAGGTTTTGCCGCAGCAGATTTAGTGTTTACCACAGGCGGTTTAGGTCCTACCAGAGATGATAGAACGAAAAAAGCCTTTGCCGCTTATTTCAATGATGAGTTGGCAGAGGACGAAGCGACTTTTCAGCATCTGAAACAACTGATGACCAAAAGAAAGCGCGAGCATTTGTTGCCTCTCAACAGAAGCCAGGCAGAAGTCCTCCGCAGCGCATATATCTTCCAAAATGAATATGGAACCGCACCATGCCAGATGGTCCATCAACAGGGGAAAACCGCGATTTTCCTGCCCGGCGTCCCTCATGAGGTGAAACCCTTGGTGAAAGAGAAGATCATCCCTTATCTGAAAGAACATTATCCATTAAATTACAGCATCTCGCGTATCGTATCAGTGGTGGGTATCCCCGAAAGTCTGTTGGCAAAAACCATCGAGGAATGGGAGCTTGCTTTACCAAATTTCATATCGCTGTCTTATTTACCGGTAGGCAACCGTATAAAACTGCGCCTCACCGCTTCAGGGACAGAAGAAAAATGGCTGGAACAGCAGATTTCCAATGAAATAATAAAACTGAAACCGCTAATCGGTGACCAGGTGATCGCCTGGGAAGGCAATGATATTCAGGAAATCCTGAAAGAAATCCTTACCGTGCGTAATCTTACGCTTTCAACTGCCGAAAGCTGCACCGGTGGCGACATCGCCAGACTCGTTACTTCCGTTCCCGGCAGTTCCAAGTATTTTTCGGGAGGCATTGTGGCGTATGATTATCACAAAAAGATAGCACTCTTAAATGTTTCTGAAAAAACGCTACGGGATTTTACGGTAGTTTCAGCAGAAGTCGCACAGGAGATGAGCCGTGGCTGTCAGCAGTTATTCCGTACAGATATAGCGCTCTCCACCACCGGTGTCGCCGGTCCCGGGACTGATGATTTTAACAATGAAGTAGGCACTGTTTTCTACAGTATCCGCATCAAAGAAAAAGAGCATACCCATAAACTTTTCCTGCCGCATCTCGAACGCAATGATTTTGCGACATTCGTAGCACAGCGTGTTTTGCAGGACCTGGTGACCTTGCTCGTAAAACAAGAACAAAAATAA
- a CDS encoding barstar family protein, with product MKTIYIDFTEIGDYEDFYAQLKQKASLPEFFGDNLDALSDYVSGFAELPLHIEFVNMSVDQLETFEDLLLTLEDVEDEMEEFSFAYYLEQYEDEE from the coding sequence ATGAAAACCATTTACATCGACTTTACCGAAATCGGCGATTATGAAGATTTCTATGCGCAACTTAAACAAAAAGCCTCGCTGCCCGAATTTTTCGGCGATAATCTGGATGCTTTAAGTGATTACGTGAGTGGATTTGCGGAATTGCCGCTGCATATCGAGTTCGTAAATATGAGCGTTGACCAACTTGAAACGTTCGAGGACTTGCTATTAACCCTGGAAGATGTGGAAGACGAAATGGAGGAATTTTCTTTTGCTTATTATCTGGAACAATACGAGGACGAAGAATAA
- the nadE gene encoding NAD(+) synthase: MQTEKITQKIVTWLRDYAVDAGAEGYVIGISGGVDSGVVSTLCAMTGLKLLAIEMPIRQQKDQASRAQEHIRFLEDKFPNVKGQTVDLNEPFEALYKTFKVDEAHFPDQKLAFANTRARLRMLTLYYYGQINGLLVCGTGNKVEDFGIGFYTKYGDGGVDVSPIADLYKTEVYELARSLDLPESIKNAIPTDGLWDAERTDEQQIGATYPELEKIQKEWGTKTEADYSGRDLEVFRIFSKMNSAAQHKIQPIPVCDIPEEWRS; this comes from the coding sequence ATGCAGACAGAAAAAATTACCCAAAAAATCGTGACCTGGCTTCGGGACTACGCAGTGGATGCCGGTGCTGAAGGATATGTAATCGGTATTTCCGGCGGGGTAGATTCCGGGGTGGTTTCTACACTTTGTGCCATGACGGGGCTGAAGCTTTTGGCCATAGAAATGCCCATCCGTCAACAAAAAGACCAGGCAAGCCGTGCGCAGGAACATATTCGTTTTCTTGAAGATAAATTCCCAAATGTTAAGGGGCAAACCGTAGATCTTAATGAACCTTTTGAGGCTTTATATAAAACTTTTAAAGTTGATGAAGCGCATTTCCCCGATCAGAAACTGGCTTTTGCCAACACGCGCGCGCGCCTCAGGATGCTTACGCTTTATTATTATGGGCAAATAAACGGTTTATTGGTTTGTGGTACAGGCAATAAGGTGGAGGATTTCGGGATTGGTTTTTACACCAAATACGGTGATGGTGGCGTAGATGTTTCGCCGATTGCAGACCTCTACAAAACAGAGGTTTACGAACTTGCCCGGTCGCTGGATTTACCTGAATCCATTAAAAATGCCATCCCTACGGACGGGCTTTGGGATGCGGAACGGACCGATGAGCAGCAGATTGGCGCCACGTATCCGGAGCTTGAAAAAATCCAGAAAGAGTGGGGAACTAAAACGGAAGCCGATTATTCCGGGCGTGATCTTGAGGTTTTCCGGATTTTTTCAAAGATGAACAGCGCGGCACAGCACAAGATTCAGCCTATTCCGGTGTGTGATATTCCTGAAGAGTGGAGGTCGTAA
- a CDS encoding L-threonylcarbamoyladenylate synthase: protein MQNLIDALKNGGTILYPTDTIWGIGCDATDVGAINKIFEIKKREKTKSVIILVESVKRLQDLVEVPEMAWDIMDLSDKPVTIVYDDPKGLPKELLAEDGSIGIRLVKDDYLKKLIGKLNKPLVSTSANLSGQKSPMQFSDISPEIISAVDAVAEENHDKISEYPGSSVIRMWMDGRVKVLRE from the coding sequence ATGCAAAACCTCATCGATGCCCTTAAAAATGGCGGAACTATACTTTACCCTACGGATACCATTTGGGGAATCGGCTGTGATGCGACCGATGTGGGCGCCATCAATAAAATATTTGAGATTAAGAAAAGGGAGAAGACAAAATCTGTCATCATTCTGGTAGAGTCGGTAAAGCGACTACAGGACTTGGTAGAAGTACCGGAAATGGCTTGGGATATCATGGACCTGTCGGATAAGCCCGTCACCATCGTGTACGATGATCCGAAGGGTTTGCCTAAAGAACTTCTGGCCGAAGACGGCAGCATCGGCATTCGGTTGGTGAAAGATGATTATTTAAAAAAGCTGATTGGTAAACTCAACAAGCCGTTGGTTTCTACTTCGGCAAATCTTAGCGGCCAGAAATCACCGATGCAGTTTTCTGATATTTCACCGGAAATCATCAGCGCGGTAGATGCCGTGGCAGAAGAAAACCATGATAAAATCTCGGAATATCCCGGTTCCTCCGTCATCAGAATGTGGATGGATGGGCGCGTGAAAGTGCTCCGCGAATAA
- a CDS encoding phosphatase PAP2 family protein, with the protein MMPKSLWLWFLLCFGLSFGQQPDSTERFLFRYQQIYVPAALMTAGILSDNTKRKRITPENGTEAEHLLGFTNRFDDYAQFAPMLTVYGFQLVGMTPKTDWANRTAILVKGQAINLGLVYVLKKTLKKTRPDGTAYSFPSGHTANVFAGATMLSIEYGEDYRWVPYVSYGFAAGIGVMRMVNDKHYISDVLFGAGLGILSMKFAYWTHQYQWNRTPTKADPFTAVYQSVY; encoded by the coding sequence ATGATGCCGAAAAGTCTGTGGCTGTGGTTTCTGCTCTGTTTCGGGCTGTCTTTCGGCCAGCAGCCCGATTCTACGGAACGATTTCTTTTTAGGTATCAACAAATATATGTTCCGGCAGCGCTGATGACTGCCGGCATTTTATCTGATAACACCAAACGGAAAAGAATAACACCAGAAAATGGCACAGAAGCAGAGCATCTTTTGGGTTTCACCAACCGCTTTGATGATTATGCGCAGTTCGCGCCAATGCTGACTGTTTATGGTTTTCAGCTCGTCGGTATGACTCCAAAAACAGACTGGGCGAACCGTACCGCCATTTTAGTAAAAGGGCAGGCGATAAACCTCGGGTTGGTATATGTGCTGAAGAAAACACTCAAGAAAACCCGACCAGATGGTACTGCCTATTCATTTCCGTCCGGTCATACGGCGAATGTGTTTGCTGGTGCCACAATGCTTTCCATCGAATATGGTGAAGATTACCGTTGGGTTCCGTATGTTTCTTACGGATTCGCGGCCGGCATCGGAGTTATGCGCATGGTGAATGATAAACATTATATTTCTGATGTGCTTTTTGGTGCGGGCCTGGGCATCCTTTCCATGAAATTCGCCTACTGGACCCATCAATACCAATGGAATCGTACCCCAACGAAAGCAGATCCGTTTACAGCTGTCTATCAATCGGTGTATTAA
- the gldC gene encoding gliding motility protein GldC, whose product MRKTQITIEVELDENHIPEKMLWNAQDGGIEKQETKATMISVWDNKTMEALRIDLWTKDMPVDQMKMFLHQILVSLGNTYQRATGEEDVAAWMEEMAEEFAVKSAIKM is encoded by the coding sequence ATGCGAAAGACACAAATCACCATCGAGGTAGAACTTGATGAAAACCATATCCCCGAAAAAATGCTTTGGAACGCCCAGGATGGCGGCATAGAAAAGCAGGAAACAAAAGCCACCATGATCTCCGTATGGGACAACAAAACCATGGAAGCCCTGCGAATTGACCTCTGGACTAAAGATATGCCGGTGGACCAAATGAAGATGTTTCTGCATCAGATACTGGTATCACTTGGCAATACCTATCAGCGTGCGACCGGCGAAGAAGATGTAGCCGCGTGGATGGAAGAGATGGCAGAAGAATTCGCGGTGAAATCTGCCATTAAAATGTAA
- a CDS encoding cystathionine gamma-synthase produces MNFNTKVIHGGQQHEPATGSVNVPVFLTSTFAQKSPGEHSGYEYSRAANPTRQALEDSLASIENGARGLAFGSGLAAIDCVLKLLNPGDEVIAVDDLYGGSYRMFTRLFEKYQLKFTFISFDDANEISEKISDKTKLIWIETPTNPLMKLVDIKAVTEIVKGKDILVAVDNTFATPYLQRPIDLGADIVMHSATKYLGGHSDVIAGALVAKTAELGEKLHFIQFASGGILGPHDAYLVLRGIKTLALRVQRHSENGLAIAKYLENHPAVERVIYPGLESHPQYELATRQMKDFGGMVSFTFKSGKKEDAVRFLEHLKVFTLAESLGGVESLANHPALMTHASIPEEKRAELGITDDLVRLSVGIEDAEDLIADLESAFNK; encoded by the coding sequence ATGAACTTCAACACTAAAGTTATACACGGCGGGCAACAACATGAACCCGCTACCGGCTCGGTAAACGTCCCTGTATTTTTAACCTCCACTTTTGCACAGAAATCACCCGGCGAACATTCGGGTTACGAATATTCGCGTGCTGCGAATCCTACACGTCAGGCACTTGAGGATTCACTGGCAAGCATCGAAAACGGCGCGCGCGGATTGGCTTTCGGATCTGGCCTTGCAGCCATCGACTGTGTTTTAAAATTATTGAATCCTGGTGATGAGGTAATCGCGGTAGATGACCTGTATGGCGGCAGCTACCGAATGTTCACGAGACTTTTTGAAAAATATCAGCTTAAATTTACTTTCATCAGTTTTGATGACGCCAATGAAATTTCAGAAAAAATCTCAGACAAAACCAAACTGATTTGGATTGAAACACCTACCAATCCTTTAATGAAACTGGTAGATATTAAAGCAGTGACCGAGATTGTTAAAGGAAAAGACATTCTGGTAGCGGTTGATAACACTTTCGCCACGCCTTATCTTCAGCGACCGATCGACTTGGGTGCCGATATCGTGATGCATTCGGCCACAAAATATCTGGGCGGCCATTCTGATGTGATCGCTGGTGCCTTAGTCGCCAAAACTGCCGAACTGGGTGAGAAATTACACTTTATTCAGTTCGCGAGTGGTGGAATACTAGGCCCGCACGACGCATATTTGGTTCTCAGAGGAATTAAAACTTTAGCTTTGCGCGTACAGCGACATTCCGAGAACGGTCTTGCCATAGCGAAATATCTCGAAAATCATCCCGCGGTTGAAAGGGTAATTTATCCGGGGTTAGAGTCACACCCACAATATGAGCTGGCTACCAGACAAATGAAAGATTTTGGCGGCATGGTATCTTTCACCTTTAAATCAGGGAAAAAAGAAGACGCAGTGAGGTTTTTGGAGCATCTGAAAGTTTTCACGCTGGCCGAGTCACTTGGTGGGGTAGAATCTCTGGCAAATCACCCGGCACTGATGACGCACGCTTCTATCCCCGAAGAAAAACGGGCTGAACTTGGCATTACCGACGACCTGGTACGCCTGAGCGTTGGCATTGAAGATGCAGAAGACCTTATTGCAGACCTCGAAAGCGCTTTCAACAAATAA
- a CDS encoding DinB family protein, protein MTDFQKYIQRYLDVIPSADWKSEMEVWGERTTQLYQKLSGKEGDFAYAPGKWTLKEVLQHLIDSERIFAYRALRFSRKDKTPLPGWDETMYGETYLLNNRSVESLVDEFKSLRKSHVLFFKHLTEGQLAETGIANGNAISVKTLGQLIVGHNIHHLNVIKERYLPILKQTS, encoded by the coding sequence ATGACAGATTTCCAAAAATATATCCAGCGTTATCTTGACGTTATCCCTTCAGCCGATTGGAAGTCTGAGATGGAAGTTTGGGGCGAAAGAACAACCCAGTTGTATCAGAAACTATCCGGAAAAGAAGGAGATTTTGCCTACGCTCCGGGGAAATGGACACTGAAAGAAGTCTTGCAACACCTGATTGATTCCGAAAGAATATTCGCCTACCGTGCGCTGCGCTTCTCCAGAAAAGACAAAACGCCTTTGCCAGGTTGGGACGAAACGATGTACGGAGAAACATACCTGTTAAACAACCGGTCAGTAGAAAGTTTGGTTGACGAGTTTAAGTCTCTTAGGAAAAGCCATGTTTTGTTTTTTAAACATCTGACTGAAGGGCAACTCGCTGAGACCGGGATTGCAAATGGTAACGCAATATCCGTAAAAACCCTCGGTCAACTGATTGTAGGACACAACATTCACCATTTGAACGTGATTAAAGAAAGATATTTACCTATACTAAAACAAACATCATGA
- a CDS encoding S9 family peptidase: MKFSKLPLLLIGFGSLIYAQNQKYTMAEAVNGLRSNLAVKSVSQFSWTDDAKAYIQGTRNAYLITEMQGMKADTLVSLYQLNKNLSTEQKLKAFPPIRFTDKNKGYFTRNGKYYRIEKSGSDWKISDWAALEDGAENVQVLQDQKTLVFTVKNNLYVHRNGKTVAITDDANANIVNGQSVHRNEFGISGGIFAAPNSSKIAFYRMDESMVNDYPVIDWSVTPAKNTNIKYPMAGGKSHQVTLGVYDVNSGKKSFLNIEGDPEQYLTAVTWSPDSKHIFVGILNRDQNHLQMNQYDAATGNLVKTLFEEKSDKYVEPQHPLLFFPGSNTDFIWQSQRTGYNHLFHYHLDKGLVAQITKGDWLVTDVLGFNEKKKEIYYASTQQSPLERHLYKVNWNSFRTQKLTSAPGMHTGILSKDGSQLYDVYSNATTPRSVNVINTHTLASKNILTAENPLKNYKRPEIKNVNLKADDGTPLYGKLILPTDFDPAKKYPVIVYLYNGPHLQLITNSFPESGNLWYEYMAQNGYVIFSMDGRGSSNRGLKFEQAVFRNMGETEMNDQLKGVDYLKSLPYVDAQNMGIHGWSYGGFMTTSFMLKHPEVFKAGVAGGPVIDWNMYEIMYTERYMDSPQNNPEGYKKANLLDKVQNLKGKLLMIHGTQDDVVVWQHSVNFLKAAVDNGVQLDYFVYPGHAHNVVGKDRVHLMQQVTDYFNQHLKQQ; this comes from the coding sequence ATGAAGTTTTCAAAATTACCTTTATTACTGATAGGTTTCGGCAGTCTGATCTATGCCCAAAACCAGAAATATACCATGGCAGAAGCCGTGAATGGACTCCGCAGCAACCTGGCAGTAAAGTCTGTCTCGCAGTTTTCGTGGACGGATGATGCCAAAGCTTACATACAAGGCACCCGCAACGCTTACCTCATCACCGAAATGCAGGGTATGAAGGCGGACACCCTAGTTTCCCTTTATCAACTGAATAAGAATCTTTCCACTGAGCAAAAACTGAAAGCTTTTCCGCCCATTCGGTTTACTGATAAAAACAAAGGGTATTTTACCCGAAACGGTAAATATTACCGTATAGAAAAATCAGGCAGCGACTGGAAGATCTCTGACTGGGCCGCGCTGGAAGATGGGGCGGAAAATGTACAGGTTCTACAGGATCAAAAGACACTTGTTTTCACTGTTAAAAATAACCTTTACGTACATCGTAATGGCAAAACGGTGGCTATTACTGATGATGCCAATGCGAATATAGTGAATGGTCAGTCGGTTCACCGCAACGAGTTTGGCATCAGCGGAGGAATCTTTGCCGCGCCAAACTCTTCCAAAATCGCTTTTTACCGCATGGATGAAAGCATGGTGAATGATTATCCGGTCATCGACTGGTCGGTAACTCCCGCCAAGAATACCAATATTAAATATCCGATGGCTGGCGGAAAGTCCCATCAGGTAACATTGGGTGTCTATGATGTAAACTCCGGGAAGAAGAGCTTTCTGAACATCGAAGGCGATCCCGAGCAGTATTTAACGGCAGTAACATGGAGTCCGGATTCTAAACATATTTTCGTAGGGATACTCAACCGTGACCAGAACCATCTGCAAATGAACCAGTACGATGCTGCGACGGGAAACCTGGTTAAAACACTTTTCGAAGAAAAATCTGACAAATATGTAGAACCACAACATCCGTTGCTGTTTTTCCCGGGTTCAAACACCGATTTCATTTGGCAAAGCCAGCGTACCGGCTACAATCATCTGTTTCATTATCACCTTGATAAAGGCCTTGTCGCGCAAATTACCAAAGGCGATTGGCTGGTGACGGACGTACTCGGATTTAATGAGAAAAAGAAAGAGATATATTATGCATCCACACAGCAGAGCCCGCTTGAAAGACATCTGTATAAAGTGAACTGGAACAGTTTCAGGACTCAAAAGCTAACCTCGGCACCTGGCATGCACACCGGCATCCTAAGTAAGGACGGCAGCCAACTCTACGATGTTTACAGCAACGCGACGACGCCAAGGAGTGTAAATGTGATTAATACGCATACATTAGCTTCAAAAAATATACTTACCGCTGAGAATCCGCTGAAGAATTATAAAAGACCTGAAATCAAAAATGTAAACCTGAAGGCTGATGACGGCACCCCACTTTACGGCAAATTGATCCTTCCGACAGACTTTGATCCGGCTAAAAAATATCCCGTGATTGTCTATCTGTATAACGGGCCGCATTTGCAGTTGATTACCAACAGCTTCCCAGAATCTGGTAATCTTTGGTACGAATATATGGCACAAAACGGCTATGTCATCTTCAGCATGGACGGGCGGGGATCTTCTAACCGCGGATTGAAATTCGAGCAGGCAGTCTTCCGCAATATGGGTGAAACAGAAATGAACGACCAGCTAAAAGGGGTGGATTATCTGAAGTCGCTGCCGTATGTGGATGCGCAGAACATGGGGATCCATGGTTGGAGTTATGGCGGCTTTATGACGACCAGTTTCATGCTGAAGCATCCGGAAGTCTTCAAAGCGGGTGTCGCTGGCGGACCCGTGATCGACTGGAATATGTATGAAATCATGTACACCGAACGTTATATGGATTCCCCACAAAACAACCCCGAAGGTTATAAGAAAGCCAATCTCTTGGATAAGGTACAGAATCTTAAGGGCAAGTTACTCATGATCCACGGTACGCAGGATGATGTGGTGGTTTGGCAACATTCGGTGAATTTTCTGAAAGCCGCGGTGGATAATGGCGTACAGCTCGATTATTTCGTGTATCCCGGGCACGCACACAACGTGGTGGGTAAGGACCGCGTACATCTCATGCAGCAGGTTACCGATTATTTTAATCAGCATTTGAAACAACAGTAA